The Heliangelus exortis chromosome 24, bHelExo1.hap1, whole genome shotgun sequence DNA segment tcccatTCCAGAACCGAGCCCGCCCCATCCCGGAACCGAGGCTCTtgccccccctctcccctccccaatCCTGGCACCGAGCTCCCCTCCCGGATCCCGGGGCCGCGTTCCCCCCATTCCCGCGCTGCCCGTCCCGTTGCCACCGGTCCGGGGAGTTCTGGTTCCGGACCGAACACGTGCAGCGCGAGGCAGTGACGTGTGCGTGTGGGCGGGGCGACGGATGCACGGCGACCGGGGGGCGTGTCCCGGGGGGGCGTGTCCCTGTATGGGCGTTACCCGGTTTATGGGCGTGTCCGTTAGCGGGCGCGTCCGTTTGTGGGCGTGTCCCGTCAGTGGGCGTGTCCCGTTAGTGGGCGTGTCCCTGGTTATGGGCGTGTCCCTGGTTATGGGCGTGTCCGTTAGCGAGCGTGTCCCGGTTGGTGGGCGTGTCCCGTTAGTGGGCGTGTCCCGTTAGTGGGCGTGTCCCTGGTTATGGGCGTGTCCCTGGTTATGGGCGTGTCCGTTAGCGAGCGTGTCCCGGTTGGTGGGCGTGTCCCGTTAGTGGGCGTGTCCCTGGTTATGGGCGTGTCCGTTAGCGGGCGTTACCCGGTTGGTGGGCGTGTCCCGTTAGTGGGCGTTACCCGGTTTGCGGGCGTGTCCCTGCTTATGGGCGTGTCCCACTGGTGGACGTGTCAGTTTATGGGCGTGTCCCATTAGTGGGCGTTACCCGGTTGGTGGGCGTGCCCCTGCTTATGGGCGTGTCCCCGTTAGTGGGCGTGTTCTGTTGGTGGGCGTGTCCTGTTGGTGGGCGTGTCGCGGGTGTCCGTGTCCCGGGTGGCCGCCATGTCTCAGGGCCACGGCCCGGGCcgctgccgctgctgctgcgGGGAAGCGGCGGTGTCGGAGCGGGGCGCGGCCTGGGGGCTCTACCTGCGGATCGACCGGCACCGCCTGCAGTGCCTCAACGAGCGGCGGGAGGGGAGCGGGGCCCGGGTCTTCCGGCCCTGGGAGGAACGCGGGGACCGCTCCCAGGTAGGGCCGGGCCCGGAGGGTGGAAACCGGCGAGTACGGGAGGGCTTACCGGGGGTTCCTGAGGGTTCCCGGGCCCTGCGTTCCCCTACCTGCACCTGAGCTGCTGCgctctctctttcttccccagTTTGTAGAAAGTGACGATGATGAGGAGCTGCTCTTCAACATCCCGTGAGTTCTTCCCCTCCGGTACCGCGGTGGCCGCGGGAAGGGCTCGTTCCTCATCCCGGGAAGGTGGCAGTGTCCCTGCTCCGGTGCCACCGGGGCCggggtggggagaagggaggtgaAAACGCTGTTTGTGTGTCCTTCGGCAGCTTTACGGGCACCGTGAAGTTAAAAGGAGTGATCGTGATGGGAGAGGAGGACGAGACGCACCCGGCAGAGATGAGGCTGTGAGTGAAACGCCTGGGACGCGGCTCCCGCTGGGGTTCGGTGTCCTTCGGGGTGTTTTCCAACCCGAAGGATTCCCTAATTCTGTCAAACAAGCAGGAATGTTTCTGCAGGAGCCCCggctgggatgctctggggtgTCCCAGTGCCCCCCGTGGggtggggacagcagcaccCCGGGGGGACCCCGGGCTGGGAGTGGTGTGGAGCCCAGCGAGGTGGCTCCAGGGGAACGTGGGGGGGGATTTAATGAGGAGTTTGGGatcagagctgctggagagggtccCGAGAAGAGCTGTGAGGGTGCTGGAGgctccagagggaaagctgagtgagaagcagctgaagggaCTCGGTCTGAGGGGAGGAGAGCTCAGGGCATCCCCCAGCTTcagcaggaaggagcagcaggcaccgagctctgctctctggtgaGCAAGGACAGGAGCCCAGGGAATGGGGGGAGATGTGCTGGGGAGGTTTAGCTGAGataaaaagtttttcacccCGAGGgtgtctgagcagcagcagcagctccccagggagtggtcacagcaccaatcCTGCCCGAGGTCAGGAAGGGTTGGGATGAACCCCTCAGGCACGTGGTGAGATTCCTGGGGTGCCCTCCagagggacaggagttggacttgatggtcctGATGGTGCCTCCCAACTCTGCAGGTTCCAAGATTCCATTCCATGAGACGTTGTGAAGCAGCcaacctggggcaggggggggtcaggcttttctctcttccaagCCAAATCAGCTGCTGACTGCTGAGAATGGCTGGGGAGGAAAGCAATTAGCTGCCCTGGGTGTTAATAACTTCCTGGCTTTGCCTTCCAGCTTCCGGAACATTCCTCACATGTCCTTTGATGACACAGCCAGGGAACCAGAGCAGACTTTCAGCCTGACCCAGGACCCCACTGGGGAGCTGGAGTACCCCACCAAGTATGTGGTGGCCcagggggtgcaggggctggggctgcccccgctgtgctcctgccagcctggggctgtgctgctgggctttaGGCAAAGCTTGGCAGAgggcttttccttcccttgcaTCCTAAAAGTGCCCTGAGTGGAATTtccacccccccccagctctgttcTGCCTTTGTTGGGTGAGAGCTGTGGTGTGAAAACGTCCCCCCAGACCCAGGGGGTGCCCCTGCCTGGCACCCGGGACTTTTCGGGGTGCAGAATCCTTGCTCTGTCTTGTCCCCCGCTCCTGGCCCTGCCGGCAGCTCGCCGCGAGTCCGTTTTTGACTGGGAAGCGTGTGCTGGgaagctcctgctgccccctcGAGTCCGCCTGGGATGAGGGCGGGAGCTGTGCCGGGTGTGGGGCTGcgctgggaggaggggggagggcagcagagcagcgGTTTGAAGAGGCAGCTCCGGTTTCTGAGTGCgttttctttcagaattgcCCGGTTCTCCAATGTTTATCACCTCTCCATCCACTTCCCAAGGAACTTTGGAGCAGAGACAACGAAGATATTTTATATAGGCCTGAAGGGAGAGTGGACAGAGGTGAGAGCAGAGGTGAAGTCTGTCCCTAATAGTGTAAAAAGAGCTTTAAATCATCACTTTAGTGAGGTGGGAGTGGTTTGGGGGGGAGCTGCGATGGGAAGTTGTTAAGGGGGAGCCTGCTTGGCTCCTGCCAGTCTGGTGTTTTAGGAGGGAAGTGGATTCTGCTCTCCTGGCCTCACTGAATTAACCAAATCCTCTGGATTTCATCTCCATTCAGGCTCATCGCCACGAAGTCACCATCTGCAATTACGAAGCGTCAGCAAACCCAGCTGATCACAAGTTGGAACAAATCACCCCACAGACTCACTTCATCTCCTAAGAACTCTGTGGGGAACCTCCCGAAGGCTCTGGGAAGGGTGTGTAGGGACGCGATGGGCTGACTCAGTCAGAAACAGCTCCCTGGAAGACTGGAGAGCGCCGGATCAGCTTTTACGTTTTGGCTTTTGCCTCGGGCAGCGGAGTCCCCAAGGGGTGCGGTGGCTGCGGGGTggtggctgccgagggccgcGGCTCTGGGTCCCGCAGAAGGCACCCGTAAGGGGACGGAGGGTCTTTAGGCGGCGGCGAGCTCGCGTCCGGTACCGATCGCTGCTCTCGACAATAAAAAAAGCGCTGAGGCGCAGATCTGCGGCCTGCTCACCACCAACATCCCTGTCCCGGCCTCTGTGTGGAGCGGCCCGGGAGGCAGCGGGGAGAGGGCAGCGGAGGGGGGAAAGgttgggagagagggagggaggggagaggttATCAAGTGCTGAGGAACGGAACCGCCGGGCCCCGTCCCGCCCCCGGGGAGGCCGCTGAGGAGAAGATGGCGGCTCCTCAGAGGCGGCCGTGACGTCACTTCCGCTGCGCTCAGCCGGCGGGCGGAAGTTCCGGTGGGAGCGCCTCGGGGGAACCGGGAGGAGCGCGCGCGCCGGGCCCGCGGGAGAggtgagggagggggggggggagggggaaccgaaccgaaccggaCCGAACCGAACCGGACCCGACCGAACCAGCCCGGCCCAGCGGGGTGCGGAGGGGAGGGATCCTGGGCTGAGGGAATGGGTCAGAGGTGCCGGAGCTCCGTTCCCGGGAGGTTCCCGGGGCCCCGCtcggggggttgggggggagtgggggtgagggggaaatCGGTGCCCGCAGCCCCGGAGCCGCCCGCCCGCTGCTCCTCAGCACTGGGGCTTTGCGGaataacaataaaattaaaaactcccggaaaaaaaatttaaaaaaaaaaaaaaaaaccaacaatttCCGCAGCGAACCGGAGCTCCCGTTCCCGGCGGGGCGGGAGCGTTGCGGGGCAGCCCCGGGAAGAGCCCGGGCTGGGTCAGAGACCTCTCAGAAGTTGATGTTTGCGGGCGGGTTCTTGTTGGGTTTGTGAAGGTTCGGAACGGTTCGGGGAGGGCTTTGTCCTTCCCGCGGGCCGGTTCCGTCCCGGTTTGCGCTGCTGCGGTGCTGGAAGCCCCGGATCCTCCCGGGGATCCCCCGGGAACGGGGCACAAACAGCCCGGGGGGATCCCGGGGGTCCGGGCAGCCCcaacccctcctctccccatccctttcCCGGCCCCGTTTCCCACCTGccaataattaattaattttttttttaattatttttattatttatggcTCAGGGTTCGGTTGTTCCTCTCTGACCCGGCACTTCCAGGCGAGCTGTGAATCTGCCGGCTTGGCCAAACCCGTGTTCCCCGtggggttgttgggtttttttggggggggtttagattgtttatttttttatttatttcatttaagtCAGGGCTGAGGTCGGGGAAACCGGTGTCACCTCTCAGCCCCGGGCTGGTTGGGTTCTGCTGGGTGGTTCTGCTGGGTTAAGGTGTCTGCTGGGAGGATGAACAAAGGTTCTGATGGTCCAAACCCCGCTGTGTTCCTTGGTTTTTcccctgtggaaaaaaaaataaaatgtggggCAGGCTTCTCCTTGGttcagcaggcagctgggaaggggttttggggctGAGGAAAGAGttttggggctggggaaggggttttggggctggggaaggggttttggggttggggAAGGAGCCTGGGGGCTGaggaaggggttttggggaatggggaaggggcttggggaatggggaaggggttttggggatgggaaaggagttttggggctgaggaaggggtttggggaaTGGGGAAGGGGCTTGGGGATGaggaaggggttttggggttggggaaggggttttggggctggaaaaggggttttggggctgTGTGTCACCTTGCTGCCCTCTGTCCCCATCGTGACAGTCACTGAGGGTTGGTCCCTGCTGTGGGGTGCTGAGGAGCCAGGAGGTTCCTGATGGGGTTCTGACAGGGGTTCTGATCCCATTGATCCGGGGCAGTgaggggggggtttggtgtGATTTGTGTCAGCCCAGGAAGAGCCTCCAGGAgctgaggtggggagggggctgctggctTTGGGATGGGGACACTGAGCCCTTTGTGCTGTGGTGGGGACAGTGATGGGGACAGCAGTGGTggccctggggggggggtttagggGGCTCTGGGAGGCAGCACCTGAAGGTTCAGGTTTATCCCTGACCAAGCTCAATCCAGGAGCCCCAACCCCTGGGTCAGAGCTGCTCTGTtccctgtttttccttctgggaaCAGATGTGGGTCAGGCTCCTCCTggctcagcaggcagctgggaaaggatggggggggtgggaaagggatgggggggggggtggaggggggatattggggctggaggagggatAGGGGGGCTGGAGAAGGAatgggggggctggaggagggttgggggggctggaggagagatATTGGGGCTGGAtaaagggatggaggggatggggggtgctggaggagggatactggggatggagaaggaatGGGGGGGCttgaggagggatgggggggctgGATAAAGGGatgggggggctggaggagggatgggggggcttgaggagggatgggggggctggaggagggatTGGGGGGCttgaggagggatgggggggctggaggagggatCGGGGGGCTTGAGGAGGGATGTAGGGGCttgaggagggatgggggggctgGATAAAGGGatgggggggctggaggagggctGCTGAGGCTGTGTGTCTCCTGGCTGCCCTCTGCCCACGTTGTTCcagtcacagaaataaataactcTGGTGTTGAGGTGTAGCTGAGATAATTTTAACCCTCCCCACgcccctcttcccccttcccaggAGGCGTTTGCTGCTCTGGGTGGCAGCTGggccagggctggagctgaCATCAAAGCCTTCAGCTGCTCTTTAATTTTCCCCCAGAGAGCCAATCCCTCGGGAGCAAATTGGTgccagagaggagggagggagggagggaagaagggaagggattttCCTGCCTTACCTTTGTCCCTCTGCCCCACAGGTGTCAGTGTCAGAGCCCCTCTCAGTGTATGTGTGGTAACAACATGTCTGTCCCCCTCCTGGCTGATGCTGTCACTGTCTCAGGGGCAGAGCGGGAGACTGCTGCGGTAAGGAGGGACCCCCtgcccccctttccctcctcctgccccccctttccctcctcctgcccccctcaccttccttctgccttcccatccccacctcctgcccccctttccctcctcctgcccccttttccctcctcctgccccccttttccctcctcctgcccccccttttccctcctcctgctccccctttccctcctcctgctccccctttccctcctcctgctccccctttccctcctcctgccccccctttccctcctcctgcccccccttttccctcctcctgcccccctttccctcctcctgcccccctttccctcctcctgcccccccttttcctcctcctgcccccctcaccctcctcctgcccccctcaccctcctcctgcccccctcaccctcctcctgtccccccttttcctcctcttgcccccccttttcctcctcctgccccccttttccctcctcctgccccccttttccctcctcctgccccccttttccctcctcctgccccccttttccctcctcctgcccccctcaccctcctcctgccccccctttccctccttccctccctctccttcctccctgctccttccctctcaTCACTTAtggagccccctccccagggtttggttctggttctggttctggaTCCACCAcaggagcacaggcacagcctTGATGGGAAGGGTCCTTTGGGTCTGCTGGGGCTCCAAGCATTTGGAAAAGCAaatcccctccctcctcccccccaaaaaatcccctttcccattccctgggtcccttccctctgctccaggctgctcaggggctgctccagccccaggggtgggtgtgtgggtcCTGGGCAAGCTCAGCCCCTGCTGAGTGTGTGCTGGGCAGGATGAGCCCTCcctgctgggtcctgctgggCAGCCAAGGGGACAGTGACACCTCCAGTGACCTCTGTGGGACAGCAGGGTGGGGATGTCCTGCCTGTCCCACCAACTCAGCTCTCAGCAATGCTGCCTCATTCCTGCTGCTTGGAGCCTCCTGGAGTGACTAAGTGgctgtccctgccagcccagccctgctgcctccctcctgcACCAATTAATTCTGAGTTTCTGCTTTACAGGTCATTTTTTTACATGGCCTTGGAGACACGGGGTGAGTATTCCTGGAgctggctctgcctgccaggTGGGCTTTGCTGGGAGCTCCTCTCTTCAGGAACAACTCTCAGATTTGTCCAGGGCTTTGAGCTGtgtccagcagctcccagggactcaccaggcagcagcagcttctctgcactTTGAGTATTTATCATCCTGGCagcccccctcctcctcctgggttggatttttctgcttttttgaaGAGAAGCTTCACTGCCaccccctcctcatccctcaCTGCCaccccctcctcatccctcaCTANNNNNNNNNNNNNNNNNNNNNNNNNNNNNNNNNNNNNNNNNNNNNNNNNNNNNNNNNNNNNNNNNNNNNNNNNNNNNNNNNNNNNNNNNNNNNNNNNNNNNNNNNNNNNNNNNNNNNNNNNNNNNNNNNNNNNNNNNNNNNNNNNNNNNNNNNNNNNNNNNNNNNNNNNNNNNNNNNNNNNNNNNNNNNNNNNNNNNNNNCGTTTCTACACAGCCAAGGGAAAAACTCTGAGGAGGGAGATGTCCCTTTTGGGCTGAGGGTGGAAGCTGATGACTGCCACCATCTGGGGGCGTCGGGATCACGGGGATGTGGCTTCTGGCACAGGAGAGGACTTTGCTGGGGGAAAGCCATGGCTGTAAAGCCTGGAGAAGGTTTATGGAGCAGAAATCAGGTACTGGGGGGGGCaactctgctcccagctcctgccttggCTGTGGCTCCCAGCATGGGCAAGGACGTGTTGGCCAACCCAGttcaggagcaggagctgatTCAGCAGAACCTTTTCTCCACCCCCTTCTTGGACTTCCCTGACTCCGGGGAATTCATCCTGATGATGTGTGGGGACATCACCTCCTCTTTCTCCAAGCTGGAGGAGGTAAGGGCACAACCTCCCAGCTTCAGCCCTTGGAGCCAAGGCCCTTCCTGTGCCCCGATGTCCCCGTCCCGAGGGTCACCCCATGGATGCCAAGCCGAGGCAGCCAAGTGACACTGATTTACCCACCCTGCTGGGCCTGGCGTTGTCTTTGTGCACTGAAATGGAGGTGACAGTTGTCTTGTCCCCCTAGGGGGGGAAGATGAAGGTCTGGGGGGGTTGAGCTGCCAAGCTCAGccttgctgctggcaggaggacaCCATGCCCAGCTGGGGGGTGGCTTTACTGCTGCCAGGCTTTTTGTTCTGCCTCAGAGCCCTGGTATGGGGGGAGGAAAATGTCCTGGGTTAGAGGCTGAGTTGGAATCTGGAGGTGTGGtgcccatcctcatccccaggAGCAAGCCATGGTGCTGGGATGGGTGTccagctggctggctggctggctgccagGAGGCTTCTTTGCAAGGAAATCCATTTTGCAGCTGGATGTCTGTGTCCCAGCCATGGCCATGaagctgctgtgtgctggagaagaggaggatggaggggaaagaaggagtAGAGGAGAAGGAGATGATGGAGAAGATCCAAGTGATGGAGAGGAAccaggagatggagaggaacCAGGTGATGGAGAGGAACCAGGCAATAGAAGAGGATCCAAGTGATGGAGAGGATCCAAGTGATGGAGAAGATCCAAGTGATGGAGAAGAATGAGGTGATGGAGAGGACCCAGGTGATGGAGAGGACCCAGGTGATGGAGAGGAACCAGGCAATAGAAGAGGATCCAAGTGATGGAGAAGATCCAAGTGATGGAGAAGAATGAGGTGATGGAGAGGACCCAGGTGATGGAGAGGATCCAGGTGATGGAGAGGAACCAAGTGATGGAGAAGAACCTTGAGGTGGAGAACCTGGTGATGGAGAAGAACCAGAGTTACCAGGTGATGGATCCAAACCAGGTGATGCAGAGGAACCAACCAACCACCCACTGGGGCTTGGTGGCCtgagcaggatggagctggggctcagctcggtggctgtgctggctttTTACTGGTCCCAGTAAGCCTCGGAGTTGCCCTCACCCACAGCTCCACCATGGCCTCGGTTTCTCCTGCTGCACCCCAAAATACCCCGGGGTTGGGATGGGCAGCGGGGGGGTCACAGCCCCCAGGCTGGAACCCACcagattttgggggggggcgATGTCCTTTAATAAAACCTCAATCCCTGTCGCGATTCCAAACCCTGTGACCCCCCCGCTCCCTCCTGGGGGCGTTCCCAAGGAGACCACGCCTCCCCTAATTTGCATATAGGAcaccgcccgcccgcccgccccccccctcccattgCCGCCCCTTTAGGGCCCCTCCCTGCGcggggaaggaggaggaggagggggcgggACAGCGTCTGCGGCAGCCAATCAGCGCTCGGCATTTTCCGCGGGAAATCCGAATTTCGCGGGAGGGCTTTTGgcgcttaaaaaaaaaaaaaaaaaaaaaaaagaaaaaaaaaaaaaaaagaaaaagagagattgGGGCCGAGAGCGATCGGGAGGAgcggagccgggggggggggaaagagttGAAGGGGGATAACGCTCCGGGCTGCCCCTCAGCCTCACCCCGCTCGTTTTTGGGGCTAAAAAGCgctttttcaaaaaattattttatttctggcttGGGTGCTGCCGCGTTGCTTCTCTGCAGGTTTTTTAAaggccggggggggggggggggcttggtTAGCGGTGGGTGTCAGCACCAGGCggacctcccccccccaaaaaaatgcCCCCGCTGATTTTGTGACACCCCCCACTCCCCTTAGGGGAATATCGCGGGGTGCTCCtgcccccccccacaccccatccccccccctccgctTCTCGGAAGGGACTTTGCAATGCTGCGGCTCCCCAGGGGAGTGTCCCcagccccggggagggggggcacCGCCctgccccccccgcccccccatCAGCAGCAGAAGGTCATATCGGTGATGGGCTCCATGGACCGGGGGGGTTGCAGCCTGGgcagcccccccttccccaccgCTTGCTTCACTCCGATCTACACGGCTGGCACTGCTCGCCCGGGGGGGGGGATTTGTGCcaccccccagggaccccaactcAGGACCCTCCGCTCGGCGGGACGGCTGCCGGTAaggtgccccccaccccaacccctcCTTGGGGGCAGCGcttgggtgggtgggagggtgggAGTGAGGGGGGCTTCATGGTTGGGAGCAGGgaaccccccccagcaccccactaGCCCTTGGCACCTTTTTTTGGGGTCTGCACCCCCTTCGGGTGCCCGTGGGTCgggaagggggggttggaaatCAGGAATGGCAGTGAAATGGCTCAACTTCCCCtcgccccctccctcccctccctccttccgCTTTTTCcggctttttttctttttttttttttttttctttttttaaaattttttggcTCTCAAACAGTTCGGGGTCACACCCCAAAATTCCGGCCT contains these protein-coding regions:
- the PITHD1 gene encoding PITH domain-containing protein 1, which gives rise to MSQGHGPGRCRCCCGEAAVSERGAAWGLYLRIDRHRLQCLNERREGSGARVFRPWEERGDRSQFVESDDDEELLFNIPFTGTVKLKGVIVMGEEDETHPAEMRLFRNIPHMSFDDTAREPEQTFSLTQDPTGELEYPTKIARFSNVYHLSIHFPRNFGAETTKIFYIGLKGEWTEAHRHEVTICNYEASANPADHKLEQITPQTHFIS